The following proteins are co-located in the Tolypothrix sp. NIES-4075 genome:
- a CDS encoding lmo0937 family membrane protein, which produces MLSLLWGIVVILVVFWALGLAFHIAGSLIHALLLLAIALAVYNFLKARTDF; this is translated from the coding sequence ATGCTTAGTTTACTTTGGGGTATTGTAGTTATACTTGTCGTCTTTTGGGCATTGGGATTAGCATTTCATATTGCAGGCAGTCTAATTCATGCACTGTTACTTCTGGCAATTGCTCTTGCTGTTTACAACTTCTTGAAAGCGCGTACCGATTTTTAG
- a CDS encoding ChaB family protein, whose product MPYQDIADLPDSVKNHLPKHASEIFIAAFNNALKEYDDEEAAFKVAWAAVKRDYEKGEDGNWHKKS is encoded by the coding sequence ATGCCATATCAAGATATTGCCGATTTACCTGACTCAGTTAAAAATCATTTACCCAAACACGCATCTGAAATATTTATTGCTGCGTTTAACAATGCTTTAAAAGAATATGACGATGAAGAAGCAGCATTTAAAGTCGCTTGGGCAGCGGTAAAGCGTGACTACGAAAAAGGGGAAGATGGCAATTGGCATAAAAAAAGTTAA
- a CDS encoding VOC family protein: MTIILNHTIVPARDKETSARFFAEIFGLKVESHFSYFAPVQVNDTLTLDFADRQEFESHHYAFHVSEEEFDSIFARIKEAGLEYSSDPMHHNKGEINHRKGGRGFYFYDPNGHNLELLTRA; this comes from the coding sequence ATGACGATTATTTTAAATCACACTATAGTACCCGCACGCGATAAGGAAACATCGGCACGGTTCTTTGCAGAAATTTTTGGTTTAAAGGTTGAGTCGCATTTTAGTTACTTTGCCCCCGTGCAAGTCAATGATACTCTAACGCTCGACTTTGCCGATCGCCAGGAATTTGAGTCACACCATTATGCATTTCATGTCAGTGAAGAGGAATTTGATAGTATCTTTGCACGGATAAAAGAGGCAGGTCTTGAATACAGTAGTGACCCCATGCATCATAATAAAGGTGAGATTAACCACAGGAAAGGGGGGCGTGGCTTTTACTTTTATGACCCCAATGGTCATAACCTGGAACTATTAACTCGTGCGTAA